One genomic segment of Candidatus Woesearchaeota archaeon includes these proteins:
- a CDS encoding S1 RNA-binding domain-containing protein, producing MHVKEGFPEEDDLVLCTVNNIHFHSVFAKLDEYNKTGLIHISEISPGRIRNIRDYVVEGKKIVCKVLRIDRKKGHIDLSLRRVNENQRKKKVNEIKQEQKAESIIAQVAKANKLDYGKFYNELKEKIFSKYEDFRSCFSNAVKDPALLESLGIEKKAASQLMDIIKVRFKEEDVVIGGKLKLVSYEPNGLDIIKASLKNAEETGAKINYSGGGMYNIHVTSKNYKDAEKILDKALKKALAFTKKSNALGEFTRK from the coding sequence ATGCATGTAAAAGAAGGCTTCCCCGAAGAAGATGATCTTGTCCTGTGTACTGTGAATAATATCCATTTTCATTCTGTTTTTGCAAAGCTCGATGAATATAATAAGACAGGCCTTATCCATATCTCAGAGATTTCTCCCGGAAGGATAAGGAATATTCGGGACTATGTTGTGGAAGGAAAAAAGATTGTCTGCAAGGTTCTTAGGATTGACAGGAAAAAGGGCCACATAGACCTTTCATTAAGGAGGGTTAATGAAAACCAGAGGAAAAAGAAAGTAAACGAGATTAAGCAGGAGCAGAAGGCAGAAAGCATAATAGCCCAGGTCGCGAAAGCCAATAAGCTGGATTATGGTAAGTTCTACAATGAATTAAAAGAAAAAATCTTCAGCAAATACGAGGACTTCAGGTCGTGTTTCAGTAATGCTGTAAAAGATCCTGCCCTCCTGGAAAGCCTAGGCATAGAAAAAAAGGCTGCGAGCCAGCTGATGGATATCATAAAGGTTAGGTTTAAGGAAGAGGATGTGGTCATAGGGGGAAAGCTCAAGCTTGTAAGCTACGAGCCAAACGGCCTTGATATAATAAAGGCCAGCCTTAAGAATGCTGAAGAAACAGGGGCAAAAATAAATTACTCGGGCGGCGGGATGTATAATATCCACGTAACCTCAAAGAATTACAAGGATGCTGAAAAAATATTGGATAAGGCATTGAAGAAAGCGCTTGCTTTCACAAAAAAGAGTAATGCATTAGGGGAATTTACCAGAAAATGA
- a CDS encoding RNA-protein complex protein Nop10: MYQKMRHILKCKACNAYTMKEACPKCAEKTSTAAPPKYSPDDKYAKYRRIAKEGERKKESIL, from the coding sequence ATTTACCAGAAAATGAGGCATATCCTTAAATGCAAAGCATGCAATGCCTATACCATGAAAGAAGCCTGCCCGAAATGTGCAGAAAAAACATCAACAGCAGCCCCGCCCAAATATTCTCCTGATGACAAGTATGCAAAATACAGGAGGATAGCAAAGGAAGGGGAAAGGAAAAAAGAAAGTATACTATGA
- a CDS encoding 50S ribosomal protein L16: MARLRKGVSYRRLERPYTRVSKFKKKSFIKTNYNTRITKFVMGNPKKEDFQYDLMLLCNNNLQLRDNSIESARLTANRLLEKEIGTAGYFLRMNKFPYHILRNNPIASGAGADRFSTGMKKSFGKPIGQAARYKKGEPIMEIKVDRKNLGLAKKALKRASYKIPCSCSIDIMQKS; this comes from the coding sequence ATGGCAAGGCTAAGGAAAGGAGTATCATATAGAAGGCTTGAAAGGCCTTATACAAGAGTATCTAAATTCAAGAAAAAATCATTCATTAAGACTAATTATAATACCAGGATCACAAAGTTCGTGATGGGCAATCCCAAAAAAGAGGATTTCCAGTACGATCTCATGCTTCTTTGCAACAATAACCTGCAGCTAAGGGACAATTCCATTGAAAGCGCAAGGCTGACCGCAAACAGGCTGCTGGAAAAAGAGATAGGCACCGCGGGTTATTTCCTGAGGATGAACAAGTTTCCTTATCACATCCTGAGAAACAATCCTATTGCTTCAGGAGCAGGAGCTGACCGTTTTTCTACCGGCATGAAAAAATCTTTCGGAAAGCCGATAGGCCAGGCAGCACGCTACAAAAAAGGAGAGCCGATAATGGAGATAAAAGTAGACAGGAAAAACCTTGGCCTTGCAAAAAAAGCGCTTAAAAGGGCTTCCTATAAAATTCCGTGCAGTTGTTCCATAGATATCATGCAGAAATCATAG
- a CDS encoding calcium/sodium antiporter — MAIIIAVILLIFGGLLLWKGANWLVDGASDIASFFKVPPIYIGLTIVAFGTSLPELVVSLYAILTDKAGISIGNIIGSNIANIGLIVGLAAMVYPLAVKKKTLTYELPIMIILTFLFPILSNKNYIFRENKFYIGWFGAGIFLLCFAVFLYYVFKSAGIKNKPAKPKNKNPMWKNITIVLLGSIMLYFGGNFFVDSSSSIARFFGISELLIGLTIVSIGTSMPELFTSVVAAFRHKAQIAVGNIVGSNIFNIGWVLGIVGLIRRIDFDAKLVYMDAMVMIGFALLFTLFAAKSKKIKRGYGAVLFLGYVSYIAYLILANI, encoded by the coding sequence ATGGCAATCATCATTGCAGTAATATTGCTAATCTTTGGCGGCCTTCTCTTATGGAAGGGCGCAAACTGGCTCGTGGACGGAGCTTCTGATATTGCATCTTTCTTTAAAGTGCCGCCTATTTACATAGGCCTGACTATTGTGGCTTTCGGCACATCACTGCCGGAGCTGGTCGTCAGCCTGTATGCAATACTGACAGATAAAGCAGGCATCAGCATAGGAAATATAATAGGCAGCAATATAGCGAACATAGGCCTGATCGTGGGGCTGGCGGCCATGGTTTATCCGCTGGCAGTCAAAAAAAAGACACTGACTTACGAGCTGCCCATAATGATAATCCTTACCTTCCTTTTCCCAATACTGTCTAACAAGAACTACATTTTCAGGGAAAATAAGTTCTATATTGGATGGTTCGGTGCAGGCATATTCCTTCTCTGCTTCGCAGTCTTTCTCTACTATGTATTCAAGTCAGCAGGAATAAAAAATAAGCCGGCAAAGCCCAAAAACAAAAATCCAATGTGGAAAAATATAACTATCGTTCTGCTGGGAAGCATAATGCTTTATTTTGGGGGAAATTTCTTCGTTGATTCAAGCTCCTCTATAGCTAGATTCTTTGGGATAAGTGAGCTTCTGATAGGGCTTACCATTGTATCCATCGGCACATCCATGCCAGAATTATTCACATCTGTTGTTGCTGCATTCAGGCACAAGGCACAAATAGCAGTAGGAAATATAGTGGGAAGCAACATATTCAACATAGGATGGGTGCTGGGGATAGTTGGGCTGATAAGAAGAATAGATTTTGATGCAAAGCTAGTCTACATGGATGCCATGGTGATGATAGGCTTTGCATTGCTCTTCACGCTATTTGCTGCAAAGTCCAAGAAAATTAAGCGCGGCTATGGGGCTGTTCTTTTCCTTGGATATGTATCATATATAGCATACCTTATTCTGGCCAATATTTAA
- a CDS encoding phosphopyruvate hydratase yields MSSIQKIHAREILDSRGNPTVEVDLTTEDGLFRAMVPSGASTGVHETLELRDGDKSRYMGKGVLKAVGNVNKIIAPSLAGMDPADQKAADKKMLELDGTENKSKLGANAILAVSMACCKAGAAARKVALYKHIARIANVGDFIMPVPSFNVINGGSHAGNKLAMQEFMILPVGASSFREALRMGAECYHNLKNVIKAKYGQDAVNVGDEGGFAPNIQDNRECLELLKEAIARAGYSGKVKIGMDVAASEFFKDGKYDLNFKGDKPDFRTGDEMISLYSEFVGEYGLVSIEDPFDQDDWETYPKLTSLVGEKTQIVGDDLLVTNPKRIKKAIENKAVNSLLLKVNQIGSVTESIEACRMAQEAGWGVMVSHRSGETEDTFIADLVVGLKTGQIKTGAPCRSERLAKYNQLLRIEEELGDACKYAGEKFRQP; encoded by the coding sequence ATGAGCTCGATACAAAAAATACATGCCAGAGAAATTTTGGATTCAAGGGGAAACCCTACAGTTGAAGTGGATCTTACTACAGAAGACGGCCTGTTCAGGGCCATGGTGCCTTCAGGCGCGAGTACGGGAGTGCATGAAACGCTTGAGTTAAGGGATGGGGATAAGTCCCGCTATATGGGAAAAGGAGTGTTGAAAGCTGTAGGGAATGTAAATAAAATTATCGCCCCTTCGCTGGCAGGGATGGATCCTGCTGACCAGAAAGCTGCTGATAAGAAGATGCTTGAGCTGGACGGGACTGAGAATAAGTCAAAGCTTGGAGCTAATGCAATATTAGCTGTGTCTATGGCCTGCTGCAAAGCAGGGGCTGCAGCCAGGAAAGTCGCCCTGTATAAGCATATTGCCAGGATAGCCAACGTTGGCGATTTTATAATGCCTGTGCCAAGTTTTAATGTAATAAACGGGGGGAGCCATGCGGGGAATAAATTAGCTATGCAGGAGTTTATGATACTGCCCGTAGGCGCTTCTTCATTCAGGGAAGCGCTTCGTATGGGAGCAGAATGCTATCATAACCTGAAGAATGTCATAAAGGCTAAGTATGGCCAGGATGCTGTGAATGTAGGCGATGAGGGCGGCTTTGCCCCTAATATTCAGGATAACAGGGAATGCCTGGAATTATTGAAGGAGGCTATTGCCAGGGCAGGTTATTCAGGCAAAGTAAAGATAGGCATGGATGTTGCTGCTTCAGAGTTTTTTAAAGACGGCAAATATGACCTTAATTTTAAGGGAGATAAGCCTGATTTTCGGACAGGAGATGAGATGATTTCGCTTTACAGCGAATTTGTCGGCGAATACGGTTTGGTCAGTATAGAAGACCCTTTTGACCAGGATGACTGGGAGACCTACCCTAAATTAACTTCTTTAGTCGGAGAAAAAACGCAGATTGTCGGGGATGATTTGCTTGTCACGAACCCAAAAAGGATTAAGAAGGCGATTGAAAATAAGGCTGTGAATTCACTTCTCTTGAAGGTGAATCAAATAGGGTCTGTTACTGAGTCTATTGAAGCCTGCAGGATGGCACAGGAAGCAGGCTGGGGAGTTATGGTATCCCATCGCTCCGGGGAGACAGAAGATACATTTATTGCCGATTTGGTTGTTGGGCTGAAAACGGGCCAGATAAAGACCGGAGCGCCATGCCGTTCGGAGAGATTAGCTAAATATAACCAGCTTCTCAGGATTGAGGAAGAGCTTGGGGACGCTTGTAAGTATGCTGGTGAAAAGTTCAGGCAGCCCTAG
- a CDS encoding aminotransferase class I/II-fold pyridoxal phosphate-dependent enzyme translates to MENISELNSPSVFIGRQGNGIISFGSGQPDLPPPKEAIEGINIRRDLRYGLIQGELPLREALSKEYPKSTADNFIITNGASEALDLIFRAIGKGKVLIPKPYYYSYPKILQFAGMEPVCVEMDKGRILLEDFEKKVHDCRAVLINSPSNPTGRVESIKTLKEIEKITSDLHMPIVSDEVYKDLMYERENYMVQGSHVVTINSFSKTYAMCGVRIGYLWSNDMGLVNKAIEIKTHTSMNTNLVGQDMALNAMGAPKSYQQNQLEIWKQRRDIIYEGLQAFGLDLWKPEGAFYVLPKIKEPKKTVWNLYKNHNVITYLGEWFGAPERIRLSYALDADLIEEGLKKIGKYLEN, encoded by the coding sequence ATGGAAAACATATCCGAATTAAACAGCCCGTCTGTGTTCATAGGCAGGCAGGGCAATGGCATAATCAGCTTTGGCTCAGGCCAGCCCGATCTTCCTCCCCCAAAAGAAGCTATCGAGGGTATAAACATAAGGCGCGACTTGAGATACGGCCTTATTCAGGGCGAGCTTCCTTTAAGGGAAGCTTTATCTAAAGAATATCCTAAATCAACAGCAGATAATTTCATCATAACAAACGGGGCTTCTGAAGCTCTAGACTTAATCTTCAGGGCAATAGGCAAAGGAAAAGTATTGATCCCGAAGCCGTATTATTACTCCTACCCTAAAATACTTCAATTTGCGGGAATGGAGCCTGTCTGCGTAGAGATGGACAAGGGAAGGATTCTCCTGGAAGACTTTGAAAAAAAAGTCCATGACTGCAGGGCTGTCCTCATAAACTCGCCGTCAAACCCCACAGGCAGGGTGGAATCCATAAAAACACTTAAAGAAATAGAGAAGATTACCAGTGATTTGCATATGCCGATTGTCTCAGACGAGGTGTACAAGGATTTGATGTACGAAAGGGAAAATTATATGGTGCAGGGCAGCCATGTTGTTACTATAAACTCTTTCTCGAAGACATATGCGATGTGCGGCGTCAGGATTGGTTATCTCTGGAGCAACGACATGGGCCTCGTAAATAAGGCAATCGAAATCAAAACACACACCAGCATGAACACAAACCTAGTAGGCCAGGACATGGCCCTCAATGCCATGGGCGCCCCAAAAAGCTACCAGCAGAACCAGCTGGAAATCTGGAAGCAGAGAAGGGATATTATATATGAAGGCCTGCAGGCTTTCGGCCTTGACTTATGGAAGCCAGAAGGCGCTTTCTATGTCCTTCCAAAAATCAAAGAGCCTAAGAAAACAGTCTGGAATCTCTATAAAAATCACAATGTCATTACTTACCTTGGCGAGTGGTTCGGTGCTCCCGAAAGGATCAGGCTAAGCTATGCTTTAGACGCTGATTTGATTGAAGAAGGCCTGAAAAAAATTGGAAAGTATTTGGAAAACTAG
- a CDS encoding GTP-binding protein produces the protein MNFQSISPIENYQFYLDLAFRRAREKGKQLRSKKLKGGSLEKSKHIELMKMQVIADTISSRMQKIIFSFPNLDELDEFYRRLLKLSLDYRQLKKSLGAVDWLRKRAFNMLKIYRSKLDKNRQFSRINAIKREFLGRISSMVRQVKDELDFLENARKIMKGFPTIKTSLKTAAIAGFPNVGKTTLLYKLSGSKADIKSYPFTTKGINVAYIGTGKQRIQLLDTPGTLDRFEKMNNIEKTAYLAIKYCADIIVYVFDLTEEYPIGKQAKLYEKLKRDFDEDILVYFSKSDIIGDFGDFKKKYRGYDNSYKLRQELLDRL, from the coding sequence ATGAACTTCCAATCTATATCTCCAATAGAGAATTACCAATTTTATCTTGACCTTGCTTTCAGGAGGGCGAGGGAGAAAGGCAAACAGCTCAGGTCTAAGAAGCTCAAGGGCGGAAGCCTGGAGAAATCGAAGCATATAGAGCTAATGAAGATGCAGGTGATTGCGGACACTATTTCTTCAAGGATGCAGAAGATAATCTTTTCTTTTCCCAACCTAGACGAGCTTGATGAGTTTTACAGGCGGCTGCTCAAGCTAAGCCTGGATTACAGGCAGCTTAAGAAAAGCTTAGGGGCTGTTGATTGGCTCAGGAAAAGGGCATTTAACATGCTGAAGATATACAGGAGCAAGCTGGATAAGAACAGACAGTTCAGCAGGATCAATGCCATCAAGAGGGAATTCTTAGGCAGGATATCCTCAATGGTAAGGCAGGTTAAGGATGAGCTTGATTTTCTTGAAAATGCAAGGAAAATCATGAAAGGGTTTCCGACAATAAAAACATCCCTTAAGACAGCTGCCATTGCAGGCTTTCCCAATGTCGGGAAAACAACCCTGCTTTATAAGCTGAGCGGGTCCAAAGCTGATATCAAGTCATATCCGTTTACGACCAAAGGAATTAATGTAGCTTATATCGGCACGGGAAAACAAAGGATACAGCTGCTTGATACACCGGGCACCCTGGACAGGTTTGAGAAAATGAACAATATAGAGAAAACAGCTTATCTGGCTATAAAATATTGTGCGGACATTATCGTGTATGTTTTTGACCTGACTGAAGAATATCCCATAGGCAAGCAGGCCAAGCTATATGAGAAGCTGAAAAGAGATTTTGATGAAGATATCCTTGTTTATTTCAGCAAATCCGATATTATAGGTGATTTTGGGGATTTCAAAAAGAAGTACAGGGGCTATGATAATTCTTATAAGCTAAGGCAAGAACTGCTTGACAGGCTATGA
- a CDS encoding 50S ribosomal protein L44e, which yields MKKPKAIRRYCPYCKAHTEHKVSSNKKKNPSSLTYGSKVRAKRRGSARGKGSQGRYSKPAISKFKMTGKKLSKKTDLRYQCKTCKKTHMQSKGIRAKRVEFA from the coding sequence ATGAAAAAGCCGAAAGCAATCAGGAGATACTGCCCTTACTGCAAGGCGCATACAGAGCATAAAGTATCTTCAAACAAGAAAAAGAACCCTTCAAGCCTTACCTACGGCTCTAAAGTCAGGGCTAAAAGAAGGGGCTCTGCCAGGGGCAAGGGCTCGCAGGGCAGGTATTCAAAGCCCGCAATCTCAAAATTCAAGATGACAGGCAAGAAGCTCTCTAAAAAAACCGATCTAAGATACCAGTGCAAGACCTGCAAAAAAACACACATGCAGAGCAAGGGCATTCGAGCAAAAAGAGTCGAGTTTGCTTAA
- a CDS encoding thermosome subunit — protein sequence MSNNQVQPIFILPEGTQRTTGRSAQKNNIAAAKLVAETIRTTLGPKGMDKMIVDSMGDVIVTNDGVTILEEMQIEHPAAKMMVEIAKTQEDEIGDGTTTAVVLAGELLKNAEDLIEKEVHPTVIAKGYRLAEAKAQEILNKITEPVTEKDETTLRKIAMTAMTGKGAENAKEKLAQLTVSALKSVIEKSEDGLSIDADSIKLEKKVGGSVEDSELIGGVVLDKERVHSSMPKYVENAKIALIDAAVEIKNTEIDAKIQITDPNQMQAFLDQEENMIRSKVDKIAASGANVLICQKGIDDIAQHYLVQKGIYAVRRAKKSDMEALARATGAKIVSSIKELTPKDLGKAGKVEQAKVGDEDMTYVKDCKNPKSVTILIRGGTEHVVDEVKRAMEDSIGDVSSALTVGKVVAGAGAPEMELSKGLGKFAQSLSGREQLAVQAFADSMDIIPRTLAENAGLDPIDVLTELKAQHDKGNKWSGINVFTGKPMDAWKSGVIEPLKIKTQAVSSAAEVAVMILRIDDVIAGGSEKGGGMPPNMPGGGMPPGMGEM from the coding sequence ATGTCAAATAATCAGGTACAGCCAATATTTATACTGCCAGAAGGCACTCAAAGGACGACAGGCAGGAGTGCACAAAAAAACAACATAGCTGCTGCTAAGCTTGTTGCAGAAACCATAAGGACAACTCTCGGCCCCAAGGGAATGGACAAGATGATCGTGGATTCCATGGGTGATGTCATAGTCACGAACGACGGCGTCACAATACTCGAGGAGATGCAGATAGAGCATCCGGCAGCAAAGATGATGGTGGAAATTGCTAAAACCCAGGAAGACGAGATAGGCGACGGCACGACAACAGCTGTGGTTCTTGCCGGCGAGCTTCTGAAAAACGCAGAAGACCTTATAGAAAAGGAAGTCCACCCCACTGTCATAGCAAAGGGGTACAGGCTGGCTGAAGCAAAAGCGCAGGAAATCCTAAATAAGATTACAGAGCCTGTCACCGAAAAGGACGAAACAACCCTAAGAAAAATTGCCATGACAGCAATGACCGGAAAAGGCGCCGAAAACGCAAAAGAAAAATTAGCTCAGCTGACAGTCAGTGCCTTGAAGTCTGTGATAGAAAAGAGCGAAGATGGCCTCTCAATAGATGCAGACAGTATAAAGCTCGAAAAGAAAGTCGGCGGCTCAGTAGAAGATTCTGAGCTGATTGGGGGCGTTGTTTTGGATAAGGAAAGGGTGCACTCTTCAATGCCCAAATATGTCGAAAACGCGAAGATAGCATTAATAGATGCTGCAGTGGAAATAAAGAATACCGAGATAGATGCAAAAATCCAGATTACTGACCCCAACCAGATGCAGGCTTTCCTCGACCAGGAAGAGAACATGATTAGGTCAAAAGTAGATAAGATTGCAGCATCAGGGGCTAACGTTCTCATATGCCAGAAAGGGATCGATGACATAGCCCAGCATTACCTCGTGCAGAAAGGAATCTACGCTGTAAGGAGGGCAAAAAAATCAGACATGGAAGCTCTGGCAAGGGCAACTGGAGCAAAGATAGTCTCCAGCATAAAGGAATTAACACCTAAAGATCTCGGAAAAGCAGGAAAGGTAGAACAGGCAAAAGTAGGGGATGAAGACATGACATATGTAAAAGACTGCAAAAATCCCAAGTCTGTTACCATACTTATCAGGGGCGGCACAGAGCACGTTGTTGACGAGGTCAAGCGTGCAATGGAAGATTCCATCGGGGATGTGTCTTCAGCTCTGACGGTCGGCAAAGTAGTGGCAGGAGCAGGCGCTCCCGAGATGGAGCTGTCCAAGGGGCTGGGCAAATTTGCGCAGTCTTTGTCAGGAAGAGAGCAGCTTGCCGTGCAGGCCTTTGCAGATTCCATGGACATCATACCGAGAACACTGGCAGAAAACGCCGGCCTTGATCCCATAGACGTGCTTACAGAACTAAAGGCGCAGCATGACAAGGGCAACAAGTGGTCCGGAATAAATGTGTTCACAGGCAAGCCTATGGACGCATGGAAAAGCGGAGTGATAGAACCTTTGAAAATAAAGACACAGGCAGTAAGCTCTGCTGCCGAAGTGGCTGTGATGATTCTTAGAATTGATGACGTCATTGCAGGCGGCAGTGAGAAAGGCGGAGGAATGCCCCCTAATATGCCGGGCGGAGGAATGCCTCCGGGAATGGGAGAAATGTAA
- a CDS encoding radical SAM protein encodes MPHFLEAMAELQFKDLCFRKKEEEIEVAFLRIFFFTLKKSSLKKIGDYEIGRNKIIFRKISLQKAENKFNSLLRKGFNNLKNKLTGNAALYIHKNSGIPLIGSLSFGIIDKGTDMLELKPITGCNLDCIFCSVDEGCSTKKTLDIVIEKSYLVRETKKLLEYKKQPVHIYINPHGEPLLYSDIVELIADLNKIKYVKSISIITNAALLTENLAEQLISAGLTGINVSINSLNPKKSKELAGSSTYDINRVISVLGRTKDRIKITIAPVLIDGINNKDIEELVRYAKKNNFEILIQNFLLNKRGRKPAKQLDFKKFYDYLEKLGKKYGISLIKKSGIKKTGQLEKPFRKNDIIRAEIISKGRYKDEYLGRSKNRIITVKSSYPLTNTERIRITGDRYNIFYGIAL; translated from the coding sequence ATGCCCCATTTCTTAGAAGCCATGGCAGAATTACAGTTTAAAGACCTATGTTTCAGAAAGAAAGAAGAAGAAATCGAAGTAGCTTTTCTCAGGATATTCTTCTTCACTTTGAAAAAAAGCAGCCTTAAGAAAATAGGGGATTATGAAATAGGCAGAAACAAGATAATATTCAGGAAAATCTCACTGCAAAAGGCAGAAAACAAGTTCAACAGCCTGCTAAGAAAAGGATTCAATAATTTAAAAAATAAGCTCACAGGAAATGCTGCACTCTACATCCATAAAAACTCAGGCATTCCTTTGATAGGCAGCCTGAGTTTCGGCATAATCGACAAGGGCACCGACATGCTCGAACTAAAGCCTATTACAGGCTGCAATCTTGACTGCATATTCTGCTCAGTTGATGAAGGCTGCTCAACTAAGAAAACTCTTGACATCGTGATAGAAAAAAGCTACTTAGTGAGAGAAACAAAAAAGCTTTTGGAATATAAAAAACAGCCTGTGCACATATACATAAACCCGCATGGAGAGCCGTTATTATACTCGGATATTGTGGAACTTATTGCAGACTTAAATAAAATCAAATATGTTAAATCAATTTCAATAATAACCAACGCAGCTTTATTGACAGAAAATCTTGCAGAGCAGCTTATAAGCGCAGGGCTCACCGGGATAAACGTCTCAATCAACTCACTCAACCCAAAAAAATCCAAAGAATTGGCAGGAAGCAGCACATATGACATCAACAGGGTAATATCAGTATTGGGCAGAACAAAAGACAGAATAAAAATAACTATTGCGCCTGTACTAATAGACGGCATCAACAATAAGGACATAGAAGAATTGGTTCGATATGCAAAAAAAAATAATTTCGAGATATTAATACAGAATTTCCTGTTAAACAAGAGGGGAAGAAAGCCGGCTAAACAGCTCGATTTCAAAAAATTCTATGATTATCTTGAAAAATTAGGGAAAAAATATGGCATCAGCCTCATTAAAAAATCAGGGATAAAGAAAACAGGGCAGCTTGAAAAGCCGTTCAGGAAGAATGACATAATCAGGGCAGAGATAATATCTAAAGGAAGGTATAAGGATGAATATCTTGGCAGGTCAAAAAACAGGATAATAACCGTAAAAAGCAGCTATCCG
- a CDS encoding 30S ribosomal protein S27e: MKELTSKFIKVRCPKCKNEQIIFGKSATKINCLVCQKVLADSTGGKSKIKSRILEVLE, translated from the coding sequence ATGAAGGAATTAACAAGCAAATTCATCAAAGTAAGGTGCCCTAAATGCAAGAATGAGCAGATCATTTTCGGCAAATCAGCTACAAAGATAAATTGCCTGGTCTGTCAAAAGGTTCTTGCAGATTCAACAGGAGGGAAATCAAAGATTAAGTCCAGAATACTGGAGGTATTGGAATAA